In Cynocephalus volans isolate mCynVol1 chromosome 16, mCynVol1.pri, whole genome shotgun sequence, the following proteins share a genomic window:
- the GALK1 gene encoding galactokinase, translated as MAAARHPQVGELLAEARRAFREEFGAEPELAVSAPGRVNLIGEHTDYNQGLVLPMALELVTVLVGSPRADGLVSLLTTSMDADEPRRLQFPLPTAQRSLEPGTPQWANYVKGVIQHYPAAPLPGFSAVVVSSVPLGGGLSSSASLEVATYTFLQQLCPDLGAIAARAQVCQRAEHSFAGVPCGIMDQLIALLGQNGHALLIDCRSLETSLVPLSDPKLAVLITNSNVRHSLGSSEYPLRRRQCEEVARALGKESLREVQLEELEAGRELVSKEGFRRARHVVGEIRRTAQAAAALTRGDYRAFGRLMVESHHSLRDDYEVSCTELDQLVEAALSVPGVYGSRMTGGGFGGCTVTLLETTAASRAMQHIQEQYSGTATFYLSQAADGAKVLHL; from the exons ATGGCTGCTGCGCGGCACCCCCAGGTCGGGGAGCTGCTGGCCGAGGCCCGGCGGGCCTTCCGGGAAGAGTTCGGGGCCGAGCCCGAGCTGGCTGTGTCGGCGCCGGGCCGCGTCAACCTCATCGGGGAGCACACGGACTACAACCAGGGCCTGGTGCTGCCCATG GCATTAGAGCTTGTGACCGTGCTGGTGGGCAGCCCCCGAGCAGACGGGCTTGTCTCTCTTCTCACCACCTCTATGGATGCCGATGAGCCCCGGCGGCTGCAGTTTCCGCTGCCCACAGCCCAGCGGTCGCTGGAGCCTGGGACCCCGCAATGGGCCAACTATGTCAAGGGAGTGATTCAGCACTACCCAG CTGCCCCCCTCCCTGGCTTCAGTGCAGTggtggtcagctctgtgcccttgGGGGGTGGACTATCCAGCTCGGCATCCCTGGAAGTGGCCACGTACACCTTCCTTCAGCAGCTCTGCCCAG ATTTGGGAGCAATAGCTGCCCGGGCCCAGGTGTGTCAGCGGGCCGAGCATAGCTTCGCAGGGGTTCCCTGTGGCATCATGGACCAGCTCATCGCCCTGCTGGGGCAGAACGGCCATGCACTGCTCATTGACTGCAG GTCCCTGGAGACAAGCCTGGTGCCTCTGTCAGACCCCAAGCTGGCTGTGCTCATCACCAACTCCAATGTCCGCCACTCCCTGGGCTCCAGCGAGTACCCCCTGCGGCGGCGCCAGTGTGAAGAAGTGGCCCGTGCGCTGGGCAAAGAGAGCCTTCGGGAGGTGCAGCTAGAGGAGCTCGAGG CTGGCCGAGAGCTGGTAAGCAAGGAGGGCTTCCGGCGGGCACGGCACGTCGTGGGTGAGATCCGGCGTACAGCCCAGGCAGCAGCTGCCCTGACCCGTGGGGACTACAGAGCCTTCGGCCGCCTCATGGTGGAGAGTCACCACTCACTCAG GGACGACTATGAGGTGAGCTGTACCGAACTGGACCAACTGGTAGAAGCCGCGCTCTCTGTGCCCGGGGTTTATGGCAGTCGCATGActggtggtggctttggtggcTGCACAGTGACACTGCTGGAGACCACCGCAGCTTCCCGTGCCATGCAGCACATACAG GAGCAGTACAGCGGTACCGCCACCTTCTACCTCTCCCAAGCGGCTGACGGAGCCAAGGTGCTGCACTTGTGA
- the LOC134365118 gene encoding histone H3.3A, with product MARTKQTARKSTGGKAPRKQLATKAARKSAPSTGGVKKPHRYRPGTVALREIRRYQKSTELLIRKLPFQRLVREIAQDFKTDLRFQSAAIGALQEASEAYLVGLFEDTNLCAIHAKRVTIMPKDIQLARRIRGERA from the exons ATGGCCCGAACCAAGCAGACCGCTCGTAAGTCCACTGGGGGCAAAGCCCCCCGCAAACAGCTGGCCACTAAGGCTGCCAGGAAAAGCGCACCCTCTACCGGCGGGGTGAAGAAACCTCACCGCTACAG GCCTGGGACTGTGGCGCTTCGAGAGATTCGTCGTTACCAGAAATCGACCGAGCTTCTCATCCGGAAGCTGCCTTTCCAGAGGCTGGTGAGGGAGATTGCCCAGGATTTCAAAACCGACCTGAGGTTTCAGAGCGCGGCCATTGGGGCGCTTCAG GAGGCCAGTGAAGCGTACCTGGTGGGTTTGTTTGAAGATACTAATCTTTGTGCTATCCACGCCAAGAGAGTCACCATTATGCCCAAAGATATCCAGTTGGCTCGCCGGATACGGGGAGAGAGAGCTTAA